The bacterium genome contains a region encoding:
- a CDS encoding 2-hydroxy-1,4-benzoquinone reductase, with product MTLTLLGFAGSLRRDSFNHRLLEVCQTLLPEGVELELIRLHDLPLFNADIEDPLPAGVAAFKARVAAADGLVIASPEYNWGMTGVLKNALDWGSRPAGQNVWAGKPVAIFGASPGYLGTVKGQLMTRQVCWALDMQVLSKPEAIIPSVHEKFDESGQFTDERTRKLLSRLLEGLVTLCQQSA from the coding sequence ATGACACTCACCCTCCTTGGCTTCGCCGGGTCCCTGCGACGCGATTCCTTTAATCACCGGCTGCTGGAGGTCTGTCAGACACTCCTCCCCGAGGGAGTGGAACTGGAGCTGATTCGGCTCCACGACCTCCCCCTGTTCAACGCCGACATCGAAGACCCGTTGCCGGCAGGAGTCGCGGCCTTTAAGGCGCGGGTTGCGGCTGCCGATGGCCTGGTGATCGCCTCGCCGGAATACAACTGGGGGATGACCGGCGTACTGAAAAACGCTCTTGACTGGGGCTCGCGGCCCGCGGGGCAAAATGTCTGGGCGGGGAAGCCGGTGGCGATTTTCGGGGCAAGTCCCGGCTACCTCGGGACCGTGAAGGGGCAGCTGATGACCCGACAGGTCTGCTGGGCGCTCGATATGCAGGTGCTCTCCAAGCCCGAAGCCATCATTCCGTCGGTGCATGAAAAGTTCGATGAGTCGGGGCAGTTCACCGACGAGCGGACCCGCAAGCTTCTCTCCCGCCTGCTGGAAGGGCTCGTCACCCTGTGCCAGCAGTCCGCTTAA
- the coaBC gene encoding Coenzyme A biosynthesis bifunctional protein CoaBC: MTGAPATILLGIGGSIAAYKACDLIRLLREPGHRVIPVMTRAATRLISPLTIGVLAGEPVYVNPFDPKHNEGVDHIGLVQEADLYCIAPATASLITRLALGLGSDYPSLVGLAFPRPWVLAPAMNTRMLLNPVIQEHLATLRQRGVWIVEPASGLLACGEIGAGKLAPVEAIRDAVFATLAQRHSMTDLRVLITAGGTREPIDAVRYVGNRSSGRMGFALADTAAQRGASVTLVTTVEPPPLPGRVTVIRVETAAQMQAALEVEQASHDVLVMAAAVADYTLEPWEGKLHRHETGALTLELQPAPDLLAMLVAQRRPGQQIVGFAAEVGDLATRAREKFLRKGCDLLVANDVSQPGIGFGSQENAVLVITGAAPFEQHVIDRAPKAAIADQLWTLILQQRQARSAADKGAFHAAAS; this comes from the coding sequence ATGACCGGCGCACCGGCGACCATCCTGTTGGGGATTGGCGGTTCCATCGCGGCTTACAAGGCCTGCGATCTGATCCGGCTGCTGCGGGAGCCAGGCCACCGGGTCATTCCGGTAATGACCCGGGCCGCCACCCGACTGATCTCCCCCCTGACCATTGGCGTCCTGGCGGGCGAACCGGTCTATGTGAATCCTTTTGATCCCAAACACAACGAAGGGGTCGACCACATCGGGCTGGTCCAGGAAGCCGATCTCTACTGCATCGCACCGGCGACCGCCAGCCTGATCACCCGACTGGCCCTCGGGCTGGGATCCGATTACCCCTCCCTGGTGGGCTTGGCGTTTCCTCGCCCCTGGGTCCTGGCCCCCGCCATGAATACCCGGATGCTGCTCAACCCCGTGATCCAGGAGCACCTGGCGACCCTGCGCCAGCGGGGAGTCTGGATCGTGGAGCCCGCGTCCGGACTGCTAGCCTGCGGGGAGATCGGGGCTGGGAAGCTCGCCCCGGTCGAGGCGATTCGCGACGCTGTCTTCGCGACCCTGGCCCAACGACACTCCATGACGGACCTGCGGGTCCTGATTACGGCGGGCGGCACCCGGGAGCCCATCGATGCCGTCCGCTATGTCGGCAACCGCTCCTCCGGACGGATGGGCTTTGCGCTCGCTGATACCGCCGCCCAGCGGGGAGCCTCGGTGACTCTTGTCACGACCGTCGAGCCTCCCCCCTTACCGGGCCGGGTGACCGTCATCCGCGTGGAAACAGCTGCCCAGATGCAGGCCGCACTGGAAGTGGAGCAGGCAAGTCACGACGTGCTCGTCATGGCTGCCGCAGTCGCGGATTACACCCTGGAGCCCTGGGAGGGCAAACTCCATCGCCATGAGACCGGCGCTCTCACACTGGAGCTCCAGCCGGCTCCCGACCTGCTGGCGATGCTGGTCGCACAACGTCGCCCAGGCCAGCAGATCGTTGGCTTCGCTGCTGAAGTCGGGGATCTTGCGACCCGGGCGCGGGAGAAATTCTTACGCAAGGGCTGCGACCTCCTGGTCGCCAACGATGTCTCCCAGCCCGGTATTGGCTTCGGGAGTCAGGAGAATGCGGTGCTGGTGATCACCGGCGCTGCGCCGTTCGAGCAGCATGTCATCGACCGGGCCCCGAAAGCGGCCATCGCAGATCAACTCTGGACGCTGATCCTGCAGCAACGGCAGGCACGTTCGGCAGCAGACAAAGGAGCCTTCCATGCGGCAGCCAGTTAA
- the prsA gene encoding Foldase protein PrsA: MRQPVKSGFVPGVIAGLVGGVLLSATVATAAGTTLFHPQIGQVNGTKITESQLLWYLFSRESEDVVKDLVFFSILAGEAPKLGVSVDPAKAESILQEVHGDRGSLIFQSLDKTEVKAALVRELTAREVLKAKKAQLAKDPAFAVTEEEIVNAYLQNTAKMQIPEQVLLSVINTSNLKSAEAALKDLKAGKSFAEVAKSYSEDEVTKDIGGKIDRPIPKGIYFRGPFKKLDEIAFKLTKGQHSEVIPAADQYFIIQVDERIAAKDITLDEARPKLKATIEDIKIAPAVGEWLQSIGELADLSITYPIFEVTAQDLRNLDKAAERATSKDSDKDANGAPATP; this comes from the coding sequence ATGCGGCAGCCAGTTAAGTCAGGATTTGTACCGGGCGTCATCGCCGGACTCGTCGGCGGGGTCCTCCTCTCTGCGACCGTCGCGACCGCGGCAGGGACCACCCTGTTCCATCCGCAGATTGGCCAGGTCAATGGCACCAAAATCACTGAGAGCCAGCTCCTCTGGTATCTCTTCAGCCGCGAGAGCGAAGATGTTGTAAAGGACCTGGTCTTCTTCAGCATCCTCGCCGGCGAAGCACCGAAGCTCGGCGTCAGTGTCGATCCCGCGAAAGCGGAGTCGATTCTGCAGGAAGTTCACGGTGACCGGGGGTCGCTGATCTTCCAGTCGCTGGACAAGACTGAGGTCAAGGCGGCCCTGGTGCGGGAGCTGACCGCCCGCGAAGTGCTCAAAGCGAAGAAGGCCCAACTGGCGAAAGACCCGGCCTTCGCGGTCACCGAAGAGGAGATCGTCAACGCCTATCTGCAGAACACCGCCAAAATGCAGATTCCGGAACAGGTCCTGCTGTCGGTCATCAACACCAGCAACCTGAAGTCCGCCGAAGCCGCCCTGAAGGACCTCAAAGCAGGCAAGTCCTTCGCCGAAGTCGCGAAGAGCTACAGTGAGGATGAAGTCACCAAGGACATCGGCGGCAAGATCGACCGGCCCATCCCCAAGGGCATCTACTTCCGCGGACCGTTCAAGAAGCTCGACGAGATCGCGTTCAAGCTCACCAAGGGACAGCACTCGGAAGTGATCCCGGCGGCGGATCAGTACTTCATCATCCAGGTCGATGAGCGGATCGCCGCCAAGGACATCACCCTTGATGAAGCCCGGCCCAAACTGAAGGCCACCATCGAGGACATCAAGATCGCCCCGGCCGTGGGCGAGTGGCTGCAATCCATCGGGGAGCTGGCGGACCTTTCCATCACCTACCCCATCTTCGAAGTCACGGCTCAGGACTTGCGGAATCTCGACAAGGCCGCAGAGCGGGCCACCAGTAAGGATAGCGACAAGGACGCGAACGGCGCACCGGCCACACCCTAA
- the pyrF gene encoding Orotidine 5'-phosphate decarboxylase, translating into MFVAGPAVDLVDVNRHSCTIPGSPGSGKERRYTRRMTSPRLIVALDTPDVVALEEIIGQLAPLPVLFKLHWVAFPGIGFGGLKRVVERTGDRLMLDFKLHDIPNTVKHACRSILARVPARLLTVHALGGPSMLQAARRELDHYAKAADGENLPAAPKLLAITLLTHLAEEDLTPLGFTFRTRQEGVLHLARMAKEAGADGVVCTFAEAALLRREFGRDLMLVCPGLRPATSDADDHAHTATAEEARALEVDYVVCGRPIYNAPNPRKVAEGILRELGEPGY; encoded by the coding sequence ATGTTTGTCGCAGGTCCCGCCGTCGACCTCGTAGACGTAAATCGGCATAGCTGCACTATACCCGGCAGCCCCGGGAGCGGGAAGGAGAGGCGCTACACTCGTCGCATGACCTCCCCCCGTCTCATCGTCGCCCTCGACACACCGGATGTGGTCGCCCTCGAAGAGATCATCGGGCAGCTCGCCCCGCTCCCCGTGCTGTTCAAACTCCACTGGGTCGCCTTTCCCGGCATCGGCTTTGGCGGCCTGAAGCGGGTTGTCGAGCGGACCGGCGACCGGCTCATGCTCGACTTCAAGCTGCATGACATCCCCAACACCGTGAAACATGCCTGCCGGAGCATCCTGGCCCGGGTGCCGGCCCGCCTGCTGACAGTCCATGCCCTGGGAGGACCGTCCATGCTGCAGGCGGCACGGCGTGAGTTGGATCACTACGCTAAGGCCGCCGATGGTGAGAACCTGCCAGCGGCCCCGAAGCTCCTGGCGATCACATTGCTGACGCATCTGGCGGAAGAGGACCTCACCCCCCTGGGCTTCACCTTCCGGACTCGTCAGGAAGGGGTGCTGCATCTGGCGCGGATGGCAAAAGAAGCCGGTGCGGATGGGGTGGTCTGCACCTTCGCCGAAGCCGCGCTGTTGCGACGCGAGTTTGGGCGCGACCTGATGCTGGTTTGCCCCGGACTCCGTCCGGCGACCAGCGACGCCGATGACCATGCCCACACCGCCACGGCCGAGGAAGCCCGGGCGCTGGAGGTCGACTACGTTGTCTGCGGTCGACCGATCTACAACGCTCCCAATCCCCGGAAAGTGGCGGAAGGGATCCTGCGGGAACTGGGCGAACCGGGCTACTGA
- the tag gene encoding DNA-3-methyladenine glycosylase 1 — MADLAPPGPGGWYCDFAQDSEWHAPYHDHVYGFPVEDDQRLFERLVLEINQAGLSWLTILKKEASFREAYDGFDIAKVARYKDKQIERLMGNAGIIRNRRKIEAAIENARRIQQLQESHGSFSAWLDAHHPRTKGEWVKLFKKQFVFTGGEITNEFLVSTGYLPGAHREDCPVFGKVARLKPRWMQQPVSD; from the coding sequence ATGGCGGATCTTGCGCCTCCCGGTCCGGGAGGGTGGTACTGCGACTTCGCCCAGGACTCCGAGTGGCACGCGCCCTATCACGATCACGTGTACGGCTTTCCGGTGGAGGACGACCAGCGTCTCTTCGAGCGGCTGGTACTGGAGATCAATCAGGCGGGGCTGAGCTGGCTCACGATCCTCAAGAAGGAGGCATCCTTCCGCGAGGCCTATGATGGCTTCGACATCGCCAAAGTCGCCCGCTACAAGGACAAGCAGATCGAGCGTCTGATGGGGAACGCGGGCATCATCCGGAATCGCCGCAAAATCGAAGCAGCCATCGAGAATGCCCGTCGGATCCAGCAGCTCCAGGAGTCGCATGGGTCCTTCAGCGCCTGGCTCGATGCCCACCATCCCCGGACAAAGGGCGAGTGGGTGAAGCTGTTCAAAAAGCAGTTTGTCTTTACGGGTGGAGAAATTACGAATGAGTTTTTGGTATCGACCGGATATCTGCCAGGAGCCCATCGGGAAGACTGCCCGGTCTTCGGGAAAGTCGCCCGGCTCAAGCCCCGCTGGATGCAGCAACCCGTCAGCGACTAA
- the pntB gene encoding NAD(P) transhydrogenase subunit beta, which produces MTGLHLTPTLAASGTLGAILEIVITVAYLVGAVMFIFGLKMMNRVKDARRGNILSGIGMAIAVVATLINPEITGNPASLPKILIAAGLIIGGGIGYWQASTVPMTGMPQLVALFNGFGGLASLLVGWAEYTARPGEPVSSYTAFVISLAVLIGGVTLTGSLIAWAKLQEVMTGKPIVFPGMPVFNAALGIGALVLGILLTINPANTTIFYALLGLSLVLGVLVTIPIGGADMPVVIALLNSYSGMAAGMAGFVLENMMLIVAGGLVGASGIILSMVMCKAMNRSLSNVLFGAMAAASGPKREGKTGEIKSLPAPDAYPVLEAASSVVFVPGYGMAVAQAQHVIKELAEQLEDHGCEVRFAIHPVAGRMPGHMNVLLAEASVSYDKLWEMDAINEVMEGVDVAVVVGANDTVNPEARHDKSSPIFGMPIIDVDKARQVFVLKRGKGTGFSGIENELFFYPNTTMIYGDAKETLATLVGEFKSAE; this is translated from the coding sequence ATGACCGGACTGCATCTCACTCCGACACTGGCTGCCAGCGGCACGCTGGGGGCGATTCTGGAAATCGTGATCACGGTCGCCTACCTGGTAGGGGCGGTGATGTTCATCTTCGGGCTGAAGATGATGAACCGGGTGAAGGATGCCCGCCGGGGGAACATCCTCTCCGGTATCGGGATGGCGATTGCGGTGGTCGCGACGCTCATCAATCCCGAGATCACCGGCAATCCGGCGAGTCTGCCCAAGATCCTCATCGCGGCTGGTCTGATCATCGGCGGGGGGATCGGGTACTGGCAGGCGAGTACGGTCCCCATGACCGGGATGCCGCAGCTGGTCGCGCTCTTCAATGGCTTCGGGGGGCTCGCGAGTCTGCTGGTGGGCTGGGCTGAATACACCGCCCGACCGGGCGAACCGGTGAGTTCCTACACGGCATTTGTGATTTCGCTGGCGGTCCTGATCGGTGGGGTCACCCTTACCGGGAGCCTCATCGCCTGGGCCAAGCTGCAGGAAGTGATGACCGGTAAGCCCATCGTGTTTCCGGGCATGCCGGTCTTTAACGCAGCCCTGGGCATCGGCGCACTGGTGCTGGGGATTCTCCTGACAATCAATCCGGCTAACACGACCATCTTCTATGCCCTGCTGGGGCTGTCGCTGGTGCTGGGGGTCCTCGTGACGATCCCCATCGGTGGCGCGGACATGCCGGTGGTGATCGCGCTCCTCAACAGCTACTCCGGCATGGCGGCGGGGATGGCCGGCTTTGTCCTGGAAAACATGATGCTCATCGTGGCTGGGGGGCTGGTGGGAGCCAGCGGCATCATCCTCTCGATGGTGATGTGCAAGGCCATGAACCGGTCGCTCTCCAATGTCCTCTTCGGGGCGATGGCCGCCGCCAGCGGTCCGAAGCGCGAAGGGAAGACTGGCGAGATCAAGTCGCTCCCCGCGCCGGATGCCTATCCGGTGCTGGAGGCAGCCAGCTCCGTGGTCTTTGTCCCTGGCTATGGCATGGCCGTCGCGCAGGCGCAGCATGTCATCAAGGAACTGGCGGAACAGCTGGAGGACCACGGGTGCGAAGTCCGCTTCGCCATCCATCCGGTGGCTGGCCGGATGCCCGGGCACATGAACGTACTGCTGGCCGAGGCCTCGGTCTCCTACGACAAACTCTGGGAGATGGATGCCATCAACGAGGTCATGGAGGGGGTGGATGTCGCGGTGGTGGTGGGGGCGAATGACACCGTGAATCCCGAGGCGCGTCATGACAAGTCGAGTCCCATCTTTGGGATGCCGATCATCGATGTCGACAAGGCCCGCCAGGTCTTTGTCCTCAAGCGCGGCAAGGGGACCGGCTTCTCCGGCATCGAGAACGAGCTCTTCTTCTACCCGAACACCACCATGATTTATGGCGACGCCAAAGAGACGCTGGCGACGTTAGTCGGGGAGTTCAAGAGCGCGGAGTAG
- the pntA gene encoding NAD(P) transhydrogenase subunit alpha gives MDIHFLMPLLFLAVLAALLGVEVIGKVPSLLHTPLMSGSNAISGITIVGALLAIGAENSDLATWIGFAAVIFASINVVGGYLVTDRMLGMFRKK, from the coding sequence ATGGATATCCACTTCCTCATGCCCCTGCTGTTCCTGGCGGTCCTCGCGGCCCTGCTGGGAGTTGAAGTGATTGGCAAGGTTCCCTCCCTGCTGCATACGCCGCTGATGTCGGGCTCGAACGCCATCTCCGGCATCACCATCGTGGGGGCGCTCCTCGCCATCGGCGCGGAGAACAGCGATCTGGCCACCTGGATCGGCTTCGCCGCGGTGATCTTCGCCTCCATTAACGTGGTCGGCGGCTATCTCGTCACGGACCGCATGCTCGGTATGTTCCGCAAGAAGTAA